One window of Dermacentor andersoni chromosome 7, qqDerAnde1_hic_scaffold, whole genome shotgun sequence genomic DNA carries:
- the LOC126533854 gene encoding isocitrate dehydrogenase [NADP] cytoplasmic-like produces MDRIKCGPIVEILGDDMARVIWDLVRDKLIVPFLDVDLKVYDLSIANRNETDNMVTLQALDALGRYNCGVKCATITAERDVFEMYHLKRMWKSPNSVIRNSLGGALFREPIICANVPPLIKQWRKPIIIARHAFGDENIGKDFVVPGPGSLEVCFTPTVGSPYHVHVFDFHDTHGVVAAMCNTDKSITEFAYSCFQYALSRNLPLYLSTKETILKKYDGRFKEIFERLYQKKYKPSFRDTGIFFQHRLTDDMVARSLRMEGGFVWACKNYDGDIQSDFVAQGFGSLGLMTSVLICPDGKTLVADVAHGTVTKHFRRHKAGLETSTNSMATIYTWAKGIRHRGKLDGSPKLEAFARTLESATLELVESGYMTKDLALCVKGFGNVQRQDYLNTFEFIDKVAEQMTAKYQRVFAEEDV; encoded by the exons ATGGATCGCATCAAATGCGGTCCCATCGTCGAGATTCTGGGCGACGACATGGCACGCGTCATCTGGGATCTGGTACGCGACAAGCTCATCGTGCCCTTCCTGGACGTCGATCTCAAG GTCTACGACCTGTCCATCGCCAACCGCAACGAGACGGACAACATGGTGACGCTACAGGCGCTGGACGCGCTGGGCCGCTACAACTGCGGCGTCAAGTGCGCCACCATCACGGCCGAGCGCGACGTGTTCGAGATGTACCACCTGAAGCGCATGTGGAAGTCGCCCAACTCGGTCATCCGCAACTCCCTAGGGGGCGCCCTGTTCCGCGAGCCCATCATCTGCGCCAACGTGCCGCCGCTGATCAAGCAGTGGCGCAAGCCGATCATCATTGCGCGGCACGCCTTCGGAGACGAGAACATTGGAAA GGACTTCGTGGTTCCGGGCCCGGGTTCCCTGGAGGTGTGCTTCACGCCCACCGTCGGCTCGCCGTACCACGTACACGTGTTCGACTTTCATGACACCCACGGCGTGGTCGCTGCCATGTGCAACACGGACAAGTCCATCACGGAGTTCGCCTACAGCTGCTtccagtacgcgctcagccgcaaCTTGCCGCTCTACCTGAGCACCAAGGAGACGATACTCAAGAAGTACGACGGCCGCTTCAAAGAGATCTTCGAGCGACTCTATCAGAAGAAGTACAAGCCCAGTTTCAGGGACACGGGCATCTTCTTCCAACACCGCCTCACGGACGACATGGTGGCAAG GTCCCTGCGAATGGAAGGCGGCTTCGTCTGGGCGTGCAAGAACTACGACGGCGACATCCAGTCGGACTTCGTGGCCCAGGGCTTCGGCTCGCTCGGCCTCATGACGAGCGTGCTCATCTGCCCCGACGGCAAGACGCTCGTCGCCGACGTCGCGCACGGCACCGTCACCAAGCACTTCCGGCGCCACAAGGCCGGCCTCGAGACGTCGACCAACTCGATGGCCACCATCTACACGTGGGCCAAGGGCATCCGCCACCGCGGCAAGCTCGACGGCAGCCCCAAGCTCGAGGCCTTCGCCAGGACCCTGGAGTCGGCCACCCTGGAATTGGTCGAGTCCGGCTACATGACCAAGGACCTGGCCCTGTGCGTCAAGGGCTTCGGCAACGTCCAGCGGCAGGACTACCTGAACACGTTCGAGTTCATCGACAAGGTGGCCGAGCAGATGACCGCCAAGTACCAGCGGGTCTTCGCCGAGGAGGACGTCTGA